The Prionailurus viverrinus isolate Anna chromosome C1, UM_Priviv_1.0, whole genome shotgun sequence DNA window ACTGCAGGGAATCTTGGATGCCAAGAGTTTGGTCTTTATGCTAATAGGAAGCCAATGACTTTTACAGAGGTGTGGGTGAATCTTTAGGGCTGATGAAAATATGGTAATAGGAGGAGGTTATGTTCTATGGGAATTTCCAGGTACGTACTAAATATAGTCTATTTTTATTCACTATGggattaagaaatagaaaatttggttTCCTATAGGCAGAAAAAGAACTTTAATGCAAGAATTATTTTATCTTGGATGAATCTCAGTCCatgaaaaaaacccttttttttctaCCAAAGATATTCCAGATgacacttttttcttaaaatttttaatagagaCAAAGAAAGATCCAAATTAACAAACAGAACAATGTTGAATAAACAGCCTCTGTCTGGACTGACATTTTTCTACATGGTGATAGACTGCCCACCTATTCTGATGCCCTTTAAACCATTAACCTTGATATTTGTGGATTTCACATTTGGTGATTTATACGTTTCTTCCTATGATGTTATCTTTTAATGGTCTCTCTATTTGTCACAGGAGCTGTTGGTCTCACTTGCCTAGGTTTAGTTGTATTTAACTGGAAACTCCAACAAGGCAAAGCAAATGAACACACATCAGAAAACCTTTGTTGCAGAACCTTCGATGAATCCCTGTGTGCTCATGAGGCAAGAAATTACCACACTAAGGGATACTGTAACTGCCACTTAACTCAGGAAAACGAGATAAAGGTCATGTCCATTGTGGGGTCCAGAAAGGAAATGCCGCTTTTACAGGAAAACAGCCATCAAGCAGCACTGGCCTCTGAGTCCACAGCCCTTGACAGATCATTTAGAAACCTGAAAGGGAAAGACCATGGGGCAGACAGCACTTTCTTCTGCTTTGGTGGCAGATTGCTGCAGTCAGGATGTTCACAGCCTCCTGGGAATGTGGCAGCTTTTAATGAAGCCAGCTTACTTACAAGATACTGTCCAAAGAGAGTTAAAAAGCTAAGGAATCATGAGTTGGGGGAAGTCCAACCTCAAAGTCTGCCACAGCATGTAACAAGAACAATAGGTGAGTTGTCTTGTTTTAGAAAATCCCACTCTGTTTAAATTTCTCTGAAAGAGGTAATCTCCTTTAATTTTCTCAATAGAAGAATGCCATAAAAATCATTGTGTAGCACCAGTCTATCCTTCTTACAAACATACTGGACCCCTCTGGGTGTGGTGTGGGTGTGGATTGGGGGTGACGTGTAGATGAggacaaaccccccccccccccccgccccctgcccaggAGCTGAGAGTAAGTGTATATTGTGCCTTTTGGAAAGTGAATTTTCTGATCCAATGCCTAacagtgttttggtttttatttatttatttatttatttattttaagaaaagaagccTTTTAAATAGCAATATACTGTTAAGATTTATGAGAGGCTGAGTATTGGCTTCTATTCCAACATCCTTCGAGCTCTAATGCCAATTCTGCAGTAAGCAACCTTCTCAGAGCATGACATGTTAGAAGAATGAGCCTTCTAATGCTAGTGATTCATTTCAGGAATGATGTCAAGACACACACTTTGCTTGCTGAGCTGTCAGGGATGATAACTTCCCAGTCCAGGGAAAGTCAGGACTTAATTCATCGTCCCATGTTGGGAGCCAAGTGAATCTGGCCATGACATCTACCCACCGTACATGGGCAATGTCAATATTTAGGTGGAGGCAATGAATtaaatgtcttccttttccttcctgaatAGTAAGGTAATGCTTTCAGGATCAGCAGTGAAACTTTGACAGTTTCTCTGTAAAGAGGTTCCTGTCATTTATGTGAATTGGTTTACAACAAGCAGGgctttctctcaaatatgaatGGCAGAGGTGCTGCACCAAGAAATTTGCACCATGAGGATATGGCCCTAAGGATGGATTTGGGGACAATTGGAAAAGAATGAACCCGTATGCTGTCTCAGATGTGGCATAAGGCAGGATGTGAATTTATTCCATTGTATTCCCCAGACTCCAGTTCTTACTAGTTTCTGGGGACTGATTATTTGATTTAAGAGAGGAATagccaaggggggaaaaaaagcaaaaaaacaaaaacaaaaacaaaatcccaacAACAAAACATCTGCCATAGAAACCAGATCAGATTggctttattttataaagaaataagtaCTTACCCTTTCAACAGAGTCACACCTTAGACAGATGGTTAGCTTTGTCCAATGCCTTAACTTTTCTATGGGAAACTCTTATACTGAAGGGAATGCTGTCTCTTAACCATTTAAAACCCAGTCCCTTGTTTCACACAGAGAACACATTTGTTTGTCAAatcaatatatttacttttaagaaagaCTTGAAATTCTGCTACTTACCAGGCAGATGGAGATAGAGAAGACAGGTATTTGAGGAAAAAACAACCAAGACCACAAAAGAAGTCAGTAAGAGGCAATGTCACTCTGATTATGTCTTCAAACTTGGGGACACAGAACCATAGTATTTCAGGAGTAAGGGAGACTTTAGAGACTATGTAGTACAAAAGTTcctaatatttatctttgagtCACAGAACTCTCTTAGAATCTGACAAAGGCTAAAATTCTTTCCCTAGAATAATTTTACACCCACATATAATTCTCATCTAAGTCTTGTCTCTTGATACCCATTGAGTAAATAGCTTCTCCAAGGTCACGCAGAAAATTGAAGGCAAATCTTCAAGTTAGATGCTAATGTGAAGCTTAGTTCACCTCTTCCTTTCTATTGCTGAACAGAAatacttctttcttcctcttggtAAAACAATTTCAGAAGACAAGAGACAGTACGCTTATAAGATGTAATTTTAAGTCTAATATGCATTGGGTTAAGAGAATAGGGTTTGGTGTCAGACAGACTTGGGTCAAGTTTTGCCCATATCATTAGTGGACCTGTGATGAGGGGAAATGTTTCACCTCTTTAGGCTTATTTCTTCACCTTAAAAGTGATAGGATGATAGGACTTGTCCAGTGGATCACATCTtctgtgaatattaaatgagataatgaaggTATAAtactcagcacaatgcctggctcTTAGTAGATGCTTAATTAATGGTAAATATTTCTATTACTTTtgtcattaatattatttaacatGTATCATTAATATTATGCTAACATGTACAATTTAAAACTCACAGAGATTTCCGCAATAAAGATAAGGCCATATTCCAAaatactcattcatttaacaaatatttgattaatactatatattttttaaaagtttatttttgagagaggaagagcacacctgtgcacatgtgcatgggggaggggcagagagagagggagagacagaatcccaaccaagctctttgctgtcagcacagagcctgactcaaggctcaatctcatggaccatgagatcatgagctgagccaaaatgaagagtcagatgctgaccCAACCGAGCCTCCCACACACCCCTTAATTAATACCATATTATGTGATGGGAAATAAGGCAGATATGGTCTCTGCTTTGTAGCCAATAGTATCATaactattttgttgttgttgctgaggTTATTCTATCTTTGAAATATGAACATTACTCAATACAGTATCATGTTCTTCCGAATATTTAGTTCCAACTGGGaaattaatgcagaaaaaaattatgcTGGCCATGTGAAAAGAGTTTagctattattcatttttaaagctgACATAACCAACAACTAATGTAAAAACATACAAttatgaatgttttcatttctaattctgCAACTTTTAGGTCAGCATTGCAACTGATTAAAATGTGGCCATAAAGAGTAGCCTTGTAAACACACTAAACTACCCAAAGTCTTTTGTGAGTTTggttaaaaatcaggaaatatcCAAGAATTGCCATAATCAGAGGAATCATTTTTGCacctttcataaggtttctaagCATCTGTTTGGTTGGGGTAATAAAACTCTGCTCACTGCtaaatttctgcatttattgttCAGCAGATATCAACAGTGACACATTTAGTAGAAGATATGCAACATCCGGTTCAGCCTTGGCAAGAGAAAGTCttgaaaagcatttaacaaatgaATCATGGCAGCctccaatagaaaaaaaagacaatggctTACAACCTCACAGGCAGAGACATTTTATTACAGGCTCATCATCCAAGCCTTGTGAGCCTGAGGAACATTGTGTACAAAAGGTCTTACAAAAACATAGATCAAAATATGATGATCCTTGTGGACTGTTAAAACAGAGCAGGCCTAGGTATTTTCAGCCGAAAAATTCTCTTATCTGTAAATATGTGCCCTGTGATCAATTTCAAGATTAtgtgaaagaaaagaagccaAATTGTAAAGAACATTCAAAGGCTAAGAAAGAGCAATTCCAAATTAACAGTGCAATAGAAAAATTCCTTGTGAGTAAGGACAACATGGAGTTATCAAGGTTGTcaacaaaaatcaagaaaacatatTCCCCAAAGAGGGTTAGCTTCTGTAATCCTgatttagtatccaaaacatCAACCCATTGGAAACAGCAGAAAAGTCAATGTAGCCACCTGACCAACTTGGATCTTAAAAAATGTGTCAATCTTCAGGAGGGAAACAAGGGAGGAAAATGGCTTACTGATCCACagattctgaaaaagaagagaacCAATCAAACTGATCtcaaagggaaaattaaaaaacaaacttcaaggataaaattaaatttacaccCTTTTAGAAAAGTCAAAGTCCATCCAGAAAAATCCTTGCCAGAACTCCcaaggaaatggaaacacataTTGTTACCACCGAATAAATTATCTAAAGCTTCTCAGAAAGAAGCCAGTATAAACCTTGTGTCCTCTGCAGAATTTTCCCAACAGCCAGAGAGTAACAACTATGTTAGACTCATTTCAAAGAGTGTGCCTCTCAAACATGCTCCAAAGCAGACCCCACATTacaaaaaaaacactaaaaagacCCCTCTGCTCAGTGCTAATGACTTACCTCTAGTCAACCAGAGCTCTACAGAAGTCAACTGTCACCCTACTGGCCTCATTCTTGCTAGCAGCCTGTCAAAATTGCCTCAGCCCACATCCATCAAAGCTGAACACAGGCATTCAAGCTCTCAGTTCTCAACTGAGCAAATGGAAGGTGCAACTCCCCTTGCATTGGATGTTCCTGGGTACTTACCAGCTACCTGGGAAAGTACAGGAAATGAGGTTTTACCACCCAGCAGTACCAGGGAGACAACTGACCAAGAGGCAACAGAGCCCACCCAGCACATGGAGCAGGACAAACCAAAGACCACTAAGCCAAATCAGCTTTCTTTGTCTCTGGGGAATCAAACACAACTTGTAGGTGTCCACAAGACTGACACCTATAAGGAACATACTTTAGATCaaaatcaaactttaaaacaTGTAGAGCAACACTCAAGTCATAAACaacttagaaatgaagaaaaaacattaaTGACAAAACCAAAACTATCACATCAAATTGTGGAAAGTTGTATTACGGATGAGGGAAATGATGTaggaaaaaaactttttcaaacaGAAACTTATGAttcctctctcattccctctgagACACAAGCCAAGGGTGACCTAACAATGATGAAGACAAATTCTATTCCCTACCAAAATAGAACAGAGACTCTCAAAGATATCAGTACTTCTCTCAGTACTCAAGCCATTTGGAATCTAACCAATAGTGGCAAAAAAGAAATTGACAGCACAAATGCATTACCTAGAGATGATGGCACTGAAGCACTacagataaaaatattagaaaaagaagagaataaaatgctCGATGAAAGTGAGGCAAATTCTAGTACATTAGTTAGGACTTCACAGATGACCTTAAAAGGCAGCAGAAAGGAAATGCAGCAAACTTGGGgaaatggaaaaagtgaaaaacacatgttgtatgattcaaGTTCTGTTGAGGCTACTATTACGGCTAAGGATTTGAGTATCACGTGTTCCCCTGAAACTGAAAATAGACCTTCTTGTAGTGAAATTAACACTAATATGCAAGATTTGGGAGCCATTCAAACTATTCAACCAGATAAAGATAACAACACACATGAAGAAGGTACAGTAAGAGTGGAGATACATGAGGGGCTTTCCTCCTTATCAGAGTTAAAAGATGTCAGTTTTGAGACAAAAACTAAGGTGCCTCTAATTCCTAGAAGAATAACTGAAGCTGAAAACTCTGTTTCAAAACCTACACTGTATCCACCATCTGCTGATTATGTTAATACATCACCTTTAGAGGCAGAACTCAACTAATAATCATTTTCTACGTTAGCTTTCTTCAAAAGGACACACAAACACCCCCTAGCCTTTGCATACATTTCCAATGcattattttggaggaaaaaatccTCAGTACCTCATTGTTATCAATGAAATAGAAGCACGACTGAATATAATGCAAAAATCAAAGATGGAGCCACAAGATATGTTTGACACAATTAATTGAGTTTGCTTCTCTAAGGaacagaaaaatgggaaagaaaagttttgtctagtcctggaaaagaaaacaaacataaaaaaaaaagccttaagcaaatgaaagattaaataagaaaaaagtacttGAACAGTTTAcacttgatgtttattttatggaAATTACTGTACACATCTCAATTAGTGGTATTACAATATTGCTTTCTACACAGAtgattatatattcatatttgtgCCTGATCTGTTTTCCTAATTAtggtatgaaaataaaaattgagctTTGTTTGTTAACTGTAGTCTAGCTGATATGCATATTGGTATATTTCAACCATTTGCAACTGTTCTGTTGACAATTATCCTAGATCTTAAGTAGAGTTTTTAAAACCTGTTAtttcaataagagaaaaaaattaaggatttcCAGGGGTAGTAGGCTTGTTCTGTAAAACCTGTAAAATCCTCTAAATCCACTAGGTGGGGATCTCAGCTTCAATCATTTTAGAAGAACAAATGGGGCTTCAAGATCAACACAATGGATCCTGAACAAAAGGAATTTTAACAAGCCTTATTGCCAATTATTATTAagattttgaaaactaaataaCCCATTAGTGTATAAGCTTTCAAGGTTTGATCTCTTGAGTTTAGCATGTCACAATTTTTTGGTGTGAGTACTCCTTGTGCACAGAAATTAAATGTTCTTATAAATATTAGATTTAAAAGTAATAGTAGAATAAGCCTCTCTCATTCAAAGCCAGAGTTATTGGAAAGATAGAGGTATActgaaaccattttatttttgatatccCAATAAAACATTCAAAGCATACTTTCATGGTATACAATATTAccctattttatatttcctagtggggggaaaaaggttgtactttctctgctcctatctatatataatatatttttatatttttatatctttatatagtttatatatttatatatttcttaatatatctttatatatcacTATCTTTATGTCTATATTTGGCAAATGGTTAAGCTTAAAGGACTACTAGAATAATGTAAATACTCTTAGATGACCCACCTATCTCCTATTTTTTCTCCTATTCAGAATTGCCAGCAAATGATGtaactttcttattttgaaagtcCCTAACcttattccttctcttctgttttctctctgggtTTAAAATTTCCTTGCTTTTAACTCCAACTCCTCTCCCCTCTATTTTTGTTCAGCCTCTCTGCTTGAGCTTAGCTCCTATGCCATCTGTCTGCCTACCCTGATCCTACTTCATTTGGTTAAGCGCCTTTAAGGTGAGAAGAGCAGCTATGCCAACTTCTTGCACAATAACTTTTTTCTAATTGACAGTTCCCTAAGTTTTGTAGACCAggttagttgtttttgtttttgttttttttatctcttggtagctatctttctttttttcctttttctatgctttttttttttttaaaagcaacttcACCTTGCTGCAGAACTGTTGGCTTTGTTCTTCTCTCATTGTCAACAATATCCCTGACACCTAAGGGCCTAAAGAACCAGTACTCTGGTCACTAGCTGATTCTCAGAAGGCAGCCATTGACAGTTCTCCAgggctctttcctcttcttcatttCCTAAATccagtctttcacttccttaggatgttttgtttcctttgaagtaGTTCTCAAATTTACCCTTGTTCCTGAATCCCCATGGTAACCATTATAGTCTTTGTGTTGTAATCAACTGGATTAATGCAGCTAGCAGCCCAGCTGGAAGCTCTGACATCCCTGTCTTTTGCTCCCGTTTCAGCCCTCTAATTCTCTGCCTTTACTGGGCACAAACAGCCTGAGGTGCCTGCTAAAATGACAAGTCCTAGACTCCATCCCAGACATTTTGATTCAGTAGATTTAGAATAGGGCCCCAGAAccttcattttaagaaatattcccAGGTAAACTGGAGCAGGTAATAGGTAGCTTACATATTAAGAAACAATGCTCAGCTATCCCAATGCACACTAGAAGATAATTCAGTGCCTGTCTCACTAGACTACATATAATTCTTTTAAGTTAAACTTTCATACCAAATTCAGAtggattttctaaaaaaaattgcttttatcaTATCTCTGCACTGCTTTAGAGACAAAAAAACATAATTGCCTGGAATTTCATATCCAAATTCCCTATTCTGGTTTCCAAAGCTTTCCAAAATCTGACCTAACAGGACTTTTCCTCCACCTTTCACTATTTTCCAAACAGCATTTTCCATTTCCCACACATAGGAAATAATAATGTGCTTTCAATTTAAGGAGTGAGGCAAAGacaaacaagaaggaaagaatgagtgGTAAACTAGATAACCTAGAAAGCAATGGCCAGGAGAGCATGGCGTTAGTTCTCAGATCTAAAGGTGAACTTGTTTCAAATGATGGTATAGAGATTTAATCCCTCAGTGGCTACATGTTTCCATAACTAATAAGTCTCTCCCTTGTGTCCTTTCTCTCAATGAGTTTGTATGTGGTCTCTTTGCTTggactgtttttctctctcaccaACCCCCTTCATTCAGCAAACTCCTATTTATGCTTGTGATCTCAGCTCTAGTgacacttcttccaggaagcctttcctgacctaCACTAACTCCTTGTCCTTCACTTGCCAATTTCTGTAGTATGCATTCTCATCTAATCTTGTTTTCCTTGCTCTGCCTTGTAACTATAAAATCATTAATGTGTTTATTCAATTAATCTCCATTTGGGTACTGGCCCTTAGGCTCCATGGAGAGTGCATCTTCACTGAATCCCCAGAACTTGTTCCTGGGGCAGTATATAGTAgagactcaataaataattgttgagggaaagaaagaaaaccagctcATTGTTTCCCTTTTCCTCACTACTCAGGCTACTCACATGAAGACCTTATTGCATAATGCCAAGATGATTCAGGTGTGTCACATCCAGAGGCAGTTAACTTCTTAATGAGATGGGTACCATGTTTAAGCCAGGGCCCAACCTGACTGTCCAGCCCAGAGATAGCCAGCTAGTCAG harbors:
- the LRRC53 gene encoding leucine-rich repeat-containing protein 53, which codes for MMLQVVAACPASCVVCAKDVTLCHQLTYIVAAPVTTRVLIITDGYLSTIDSTNLSLLFNLALLSLSRNGIEDVREDALHGLSKLRTLLLEHNRISSSSLTDHTFSRLLSLQVLVLSNNALRTLQGSWFRNTKGLTRLQLDGNQITNLTDSSFGGTKLHSLRHLDLSNNFISYIGKDAFQPLPQLQEVDLSRNRLAHMPDVFTPLKQLILLSLDKNQWSCSCDLYPLARFLRNYVKSSAHMLRNAKDLNCQPSDTAVAIAKSVLKLSETNCDSKVPNLTLVLKDRSSLLPGQDVALLTVLGFAGAVGLTCLGLVVFNWKLQQGKANEHTSENLCCRTFDESLCAHEARNYHTKGYCNCHLTQENEIKVMSIVGSRKEMPLLQENSHQAALASESTALDRSFRNLKGKDHGADSTFFCFGGRLLQSGCSQPPGNVAAFNEASLLTRYCPKRVKKLRNHELGEVQPQSLPQHVTRTIDINSDTFSRRYATSGSALARESLEKHLTNESWQPPIEKKDNGLQPHRQRHFITGSSSKPCEPEEHCVQKVLQKHRSKYDDPCGLLKQSRPRYFQPKNSLICKYVPCDQFQDYVKEKKPNCKEHSKAKKEQFQINSAIEKFLVSKDNMELSRLSTKIKKTYSPKRVSFCNPDLVSKTSTHWKQQKSQCSHLTNLDLKKCVNLQEGNKGGKWLTDPQILKKKRTNQTDLKGKIKKQTSRIKLNLHPFRKVKVHPEKSLPELPRKWKHILLPPNKLSKASQKEASINLVSSAEFSQQPESNNYVRLISKSVPLKHAPKQTPHYKKNTKKTPLLSANDLPLVNQSSTEVNCHPTGLILASSLSKLPQPTSIKAEHRHSSSQFSTEQMEGATPLALDVPGYLPATWESTGNEVLPPSSTRETTDQEATEPTQHMEQDKPKTTKPNQLSLSLGNQTQLVGVHKTDTYKEHTLDQNQTLKHVEQHSSHKQLRNEEKTLMTKPKLSHQIVESCITDEGNDVGKKLFQTETYDSSLIPSETQAKGDLTMMKTNSIPYQNRTETLKDISTSLSTQAIWNLTNSGKKEIDSTNALPRDDGTEALQIKILEKEENKMLDESEANSSTLVRTSQMTLKGSRKEMQQTWGNGKSEKHMLYDSSSVEATITAKDLSITCSPETENRPSCSEINTNMQDLGAIQTIQPDKDNNTHEEGTVRVEIHEGLSSLSELKDVSFETKTKVPLIPRRITEAENSVSKPTLYPPSADYVNTSPLEAELN